The sequence below is a genomic window from Lolium perenne isolate Kyuss_39 chromosome 4, Kyuss_2.0, whole genome shotgun sequence.
TTTTGTAGTTAGTTAATTCAAATTTTGTATTAATTCAAATATTGTAGTTAGTTAATTAGTTAATTCAAATTTTGTATTAATTCAAATTTTGTAGTTAGTTAATTCAAATTTTGTATTAATTCAAATTTTGTTGTaaccgccgacacccctctcgcaaacatccgccgagacccctctcgcaaacaaccgacGTCGACTCCTTCCCCCCTCGCAAAAACCCATCGCCGACACcctccccctctcgcaaacacgcgccgacacccctctccctctcgcaaacacgcgcactctccctctcgcaaacacgcgccctctccctctcgcaaacatgcgccgacacccctctccctctcgcaaacacgcgcactctctctctctcgcaaacacgcgccgacacccctctccctctcgcaaacacgcgccgccgagatcctctccctctcgcaaacacgcgtcgccgacaccctctccctctcgcaaacacgtgagCATTGTCGAGATACTCTACCTGACGCGCCCTCTTCTCCCTGCTCCACGCCGAGACTTCCCCTCCTTGAGCCTACCCCATctgtggttagggttagggtttggttagtgtttgattagggttagggttagaacatgtacttatcgatttaattcttttgcagaaacaatggatccattcgaacgggacttggaacaggaagacattttcgcgaacataatccgcgatggtacagaagccgaccgagaagaccgcgactccggtgatggagaagcccgcggctccggtgatggagaagcccgcggctccggtcatggagaagccgacggctccggtgatggagaagccgatggctccggtgacggagaagccgacggctccggtcatgacgaggtatacgattagtatagaggcattaatggaattctatatgtacatatgtatagaggcattagtatagaggcattaatggaattatatatgtattctcttaggcatCCGAAGATAAGtttgagaaacgaggcccggcaaagaagttgggcaaaaaagaccacttcgcaattgaagctatatcaccggaaggccaaccggtggtacccgcgagtgtcggagtgacatttaaaaatcagtgcgaagttgtggttagagatcgtctcccgatcactatgagagaatggaacaagaccaagaatgtgtccgaaaatcaggttgccgataggtacaaaggcACACTTTTCggcgacctcatggcacatttcactttgccagatttgggatcggagtctgagaatgctaagcagagggcgctagtgaagaaatgggctcttaagaagatgggggaacttttccgggcgtataagaacaggttatggaaagcttataagaaagagaagatgcctccattattcgagaactatctagcgaagcaggagtatcattgggaagaatttgtgaagtacaaagaatcagaggaggctgtgaacctgtccaagaaaaacaagaagaatgcaagcgaaaagaaatatcaccatcatacggggcgagggggctacggagtagccatgcctaagtgggatgcacaagaggcttagatggagctgaatgggatcactccagaacccacgcgagaaggatgggacattagggctcgaaattggttcctcgtgcatggttgtgagtatgacatgaagacagggaacattgttgaaagtgacagcagggttagggtacccagggaaAAATGGATTTCCGTGACGatagatataaaggcgggaaaactaaagtttgctcccgatagagaggaagacttgctgacgcttgtcctcggtaatcctgagaagggaggacgaacaagaggcttcggccctagtgttccgtggtcgcttgggtttccggccgacgcggagacttatagaagccgagcgagagctaaacaacgccagctggaggtgcagaatgaccggatggccgagttccaacgccgacttgaccagtagcagcgggagcttcagcagcagcagcgggagataaatgaactaaaaggacagctcccgccagataataccgctggcatatctcagcgacgagacagcagcgtggccgactcggaggcccctcctacacgacttggatggaatcaaggagcaaacaccttgtgatctccatgaggtgttcaggaaggtgtctgttaaggtggcggtcggctatgtcttaccggcatttggacctgaaggtgagccggcaacatggcatggcaatccgattccagctgggtATGCTCgtatcggggtggattcagttatcccgtcgtgggagacattggagctcgaaatccttggaggtgatggggggcttacactcagagaggtgctgggagaaatcattctctgggaaaagaagaacatcaggctgccaggctgggtagcccctagtaccagtcgtcccagcaggtcaccatcacctcctccaggtgatcgcaggccaccatcacctcctcctactgatcacatgtcgccaccatcaccccgtgggtacgacgtcgaccacgacatctgtagtccatctccatttccagcaccgccgcctccgcccactaagactcggaatgcacccagccggaagcgtttcaagagtcctgtccgcaagatgtctcccctcccaaaagtaccaaaggttcctccccccgtccttacgatcgtactgaggaggaaaatgatgccactgttaagaaatacaattatgattttttcataagccaaaacctccagcgctagagccatacacagagaagcaagtagaatatgctactagttttctgaacacaccatcgcagtatgacttacacgagaagaaggatgactatacacgcactcttgcgaaggtaattgacaaTAAGAAGGAtgaaaaaggctaaggagaaggccATTGCTGGCacaagcaaatcatcagctagaagtgcagccgagaaaaagtcaagttcaacaagtgcacccctcaaggccaagaaaacgacaaaaggcaaaaagagaaaggaagttcccctcctcggagatcagcccaaacaatcgatcccagcactcaaagtgtttaatgttcccaaggtgtaccaggaacatggtggtctcgatatggaagaagttgcaaggctagcggcttcctgttcagttaccgtggaggaattgctgtctgcagcagatgctgcactacccactgctgatatagctcctaaatttgtctacggggccgaattggtcagcaaagagcaggtgcataaactgccaacacatatgcggaatttgcatcagtggtagcttgatgcatgcaaggagaacataatgtacatcgtggcgagtataccatgggaatattactaccgaaaggaggagatccatattgagatgaatgaactctggcagttattcaatctagatgccctcgacaaatctctcatgagttgctattgcttgtaagttgttaactacatataagttcattttcatttagttcatgttcgttttcattgcatatactcattatatcttatgtgttctcttatgcagactgaagatcagtgaatgcaaaagtaataatattatcaatgttgggtttattgacccagataaaatacatgttgaaacgataaagcataaacgcgaagaaacggggggaaatctactaaggtttttgggggagcaatatttctgtgattcaatattgtttccttacaactacgagtgagagtcttaatgatcttttatgcacattcaatttttcttactcgatgttaagtgtaattcctgacgtatatgcataacatgtgcagcttccactggattctactagacattcaacctgataagggaatagttgaagtaagagacccactgagtagaggcgtggacgggttccacgacttgcagaagttgctccaagtgtaatttccttcatcgccgcgctttatctttcgtgagatatcaattaattatccactcattcaatcattcttttgcttggcagggcttggcaagctttgaagaatcatcATAAGGAGATCACCTgggcaaagaagctaacatttactcctgtaccgtgcccccagcagccacaagggacgaatctatgtggatactacgtttgcgagtccattcgcatgttaaccactgagaagcagaacaaaaataaatttgacgtaagcaataacattcacaacttcatttattatcatcaatatttcgttatcaagattgatatagtcatactcatctcattttcgtatataggtcgactacaAGCGGGAcatactccaaccaaaggaacacctactaggaatcgcCGAGGAACtgacgggacttttggttagagaagtattaaacaacaaaggcttgtttagtccaagtagatgctctacctccaaatagacggtcgttagtaccgcttgtctatcgatcgtgagctccatgtatatatatatatgtaagggAAGAATATGTAAGGGaaatcgacttttgcttccaatatttgtttaatcgatctatataatgaatgaacgtgtacaactcctagtagcgtacaaatatatgcaacttttattttcgaatgaaaaaatgaaataacaggcggtcggtggcggggggggggggggggggggtgctgcacccctcaaaccctaaagcagcagcgttgtgcgcgcgccacgtaggccttttgtcgcgggtggtaataccgcccgcgacaaaagggcctgtgccctgcgcgccccgcggctgccacgtggtggacttatgtcgcgggtcgtaagcgacccgcgacaaaagggtgaccttttatcgcgcctcccttgtcgcggctggccgcccgcgacaaaagggtcatacgacccacgacattaggcctgttttccactagtgggggAAAAGGGCGTTTGTTAGTAACTGCAATCTTATAGTAGCGTATTTTCTCAAGTCAGCAAGAGGGTCGTCCGTTGAGATATACGTGTACCCTTGCGTATATATGGCAACAGCTTAAGAGAGTTATATGTACCAACCAGAGTCCAAATCAACAAACTCTTGTTATATGGAGGATCCATGAACATGTAACGACGGAATGCATGCACATGAACTGCAGAAATTTGCATACATATATAAATCTTGTGCTCCGATATCCCCTACAAGGAGCACGGTTGTATTTTTTTGAGAGCATTTTTTTATCGCAGAGCGTGGGTATATCCATTAAAAACCGGAAATTTCAGCATTTTACCACCTGGGACAATCCAAACAAATTTTGAATGCAAAACGTTTCCCAATAAGAACAGTAGCCACGGAGTGACTCTTTTTTCGGAGGACCCACTTTGCAGTGAGAGTAAACTACGTTAAAAGAAATAACAGGCGGAGaagttcaaacacatgcataagTAGGTTCCGTTACGCTAAGCGAGCGACTTCCTTGTGCAGGTACAAGCAAACACCCCTTGTGTTTAACCCTTTTCTAATCTTTCAATCAAATTCATCTATTTTTATAATGGCAACAACTTTTCACGCAGGGGAATGAGACTTCAGTTACTGATCGATCGGGTACCGGAAATCTTGGGTGACAGAAAAAATCCCTAACATGGAGTGAAATTCATATGTATGAAAAGGCTCGAATTGAGCCAATTGAGCTAGTTGCCCAGACAGATCAGAAATTATGACATACGTCATGAACATGTACGGTATAAAGAAAGTTTCAGATGAAACTCGAAGAGCAACTCTTGCAGGATTAAGATATGAGCAAGCTttctaaaaaaataaaaagggATAGTCAAGTACTAGCTAGGTAGGCAGCAAGTGATGGTTAGATGCAGAGCACTAGGTAGGTAAATTAAGATTCTTTTGTCCTCCATCTGCAATCTAGTCATCCTGACTTGTCAATATCACTAGAAACATTACACTATCCCATAAAACGAGCCAATACTAATCAGTGGCCGGGCATCTTAATAACTGGTCATCATGCCACCTACTCTCTCCTGGTCTCTCCTAAACTAAGCTAGCCCCAGTTAATTATGTCTCACCACACGCAATTACTACAGTACTGGTTGTATATCACAGAAGAATTATCACTTGGATCAAGCAAGCAACTTATATGCGACATTCTAAATATATACACTCAAGTAGAGGCCAGTGGGTTCTCCACCAAAGCATACCCATGTTAAAGTGATAATTATTCATGTCAATCAGTAAGAAGCTACTCTAGCTAGCGTCATACGCAATGTTGATGATATAGTATTTCCTCCGTCTCAcaaaaaaagtctcaactttatctaaatttagatatattTACTCGAGGAAGTACAATTCGTTTCCCAACAAAAAGTTAAGTAGTTGCTCAAAATAGTCTTCCAGATAAACCAAATATGGTAAATTTGAGTAGCACTGATCAGGCTGGTAACCAACAGTCCAACACTAGCTAAGGGCTCCTAACCAACATTTGGCCTTTTCAATTACAACTCGAGGCGGCGACTTGCGGTTGCAGTAAATAAATAATCGTGGGCGGTACAAGCCATCCTATGTTGTCACCGCTCAGTACTAGAGAATTCATATTCTCCAGGACATTCTTCCTCTTCACTAGCCCCCTTCTTGCTATAAGTACAACCCTCAACAAAGACATGAGGGTGCAAGTGTGGTTGTCCCCTTGAATTGGTGCCTCTCTTCTTCCTCAACCTAGCGAGCTACTCTCTGTCCGACCTCACTCCAAATTAGCCAGCCAGAATCTACAGCCCTCCACACCTAGCTAGTGTGATCAACCAACGCGTCTTTACCCGGACTATCCAACAATTCGAATCATGGAGGGGAGCAGCAACAGTCCGGACGGGCAGTCGTCCGGCGGCAGCCCAGAGGAGCGAGGCAGCAGTGGTGGCAGCGGCGGTGGCGGAGGGAGGGGGGCAGGGGAGCCGGTGCGCTCCAGGTGGACGCCCAAGCCGGAGCAGATACTGATCCTGGAGTCTATCTTCAACAGCGGCATGGTCAACCCGCCCAAGGACGAAACCGTCCGCATACGCAAGCTGCTAGAGCGCTTCGGTGCCGTCGGTGACGCCAACGTCTTCTACTGGTTCCAGAACCGCCGCTCCCGCTCACGCCGCCGCCAGCGCCAGATGCAggccgccgctgctgccgctgcAGCGGCCTCCTCTTCCGCCTCTGCCGCCGCGAATACCTCTCCAGCTGCAAGCTCCACCATCATGGGCCTTCCATCTCTCGCCGGTGCAGTTCATGCCATGGCCCCAATCGGTGGGAGCGCCTGCCAGTACGAGCAGCAGGTgagctcgtcctcctcgtcgggaaGCACAGGAGGGTCGTCTCTGGGGCTGTTTGCACACAGCACGGGGATGTCGAGCGCCGCCGCCGTAGGGTACCTGCAGGCTTCGTGCGGTGCCTCGTCGCCGCTGGCGTCGGGCCTGATGGGGGACATCGACGGCGGGGGAAGCGACGATCTCTTCGCTATCTCGCGGCAGATGGGGTTTGTGGGTAGCCCCGGCGGCTCGTCATCGGCGGCCACGACCACTGCCGTGCAGCAGCAGTACTATGCGTGCCAATTACCTGCAGGTGAGTTGGGTACCGTCAATCTTGTTGGTTACGCACTTGATTGCTCCCTTTTGTTCATTCGTCTCATGCATGTAACAATAGTCCCCTCTAAACAGTACTTTATCTCAACTTCTCAAGGACTCCAATTCATAAAATTCTGGTGAGAATTATCAGTGCATATGCATGAAACAACCAAAAGAACTTTGGACGGTGGAAATGCTGATTTCACCCTACAGTTTCGGTTCTCTATATTTAAGTGATGCAGAATTCAAGGACATCTAGCTTGGATCTTCTGGACGCATACTTTATTTGGTCATCCTTGATAAATTAGTGCATATCTATTCTTGTTCTTTAGTTCTTCGATGTTACTTCAGTTACTACTTCCTAGTACGTACACCTGGTGCATAAGATCATAGTTACATCCGTCGTCCTCATCAACATGACATGCGTCTGTTCTTGATGCGTTGCGGGTTTGAGTGGCTTTGTGCGTGCTTATATTATAACTTATTGGTATTTTTGCATAATAAATTGGACATTTTCTCTTGACTGTATTTGTTTGTACATCCACTTAATTTAAGCTTTCTGGTGCAGCTTCACCGAATGGAATGAACACATGGTTATGCATACTACAATTATCTCTGATGCGCACTTTGTTAAAAAGGAGGTTCATGGTGAACTTTGTTACTACTTTAGGATTAGCTGCATGCATGCATGAACATGTACATTGTTGTTATGATTTTTTCCTTGCTTAATcttatagttttttttttttgaaatggggattACCTCGGCTTCTGCATCAAACTAATGCACACAGCCGTTGCTTACTCTCAGTACTGCCGTCAATTACTACATGACTTAATGTGCTACTACTACTTCTAGGTTGAAACAAGGAATGGTATATGATGGACAAACTGCTCATGTTTGTTTGCATGCATATGTATGTTACAGTGTCCATGCACGCAAACTTGCACATGAGTACTTTGCTGTGGTTTCGTAGTCTCATACTCTCATGACATAGCATGGAATCAAAATACTAGGTATATAAGGAATATGGCGGCCATATGATAGAGAGGGTCCCAACCATGGGTAAACGGTAGTACCGAACCGATGACATTTATAATTCAGGTCAAATTTTGTTTGGCTAGCTTAtgcatgcatctctatttgttaaTCTGGTCGTCAAATGAGCTGCTGAAATTTTATTCCGAGTGGGTTATATGCTGTCTCTGATTGACTGGCTGATTGCCTGAGCTAATTCCAGCGACGATCACGGTGTTCATCAATGGAGTCCCAATGGAGGTCCCGAGGGGTCCAATAGACTTGCGAGCCATGTTCGGCCAGGATGTGGTGCTTCTCCATTCCACTGGGGCCGTCCTCCCAGTCAACGACTATGGCACTCTAATTCAGAGCCTGCAAATGGGagaaagctattttctggtaacCATCCATATCACCTCTCAAGTTCATTTTTCTTTCATGAAAATATCGTTACTCCGCACATATACATGCATGTATGCATATCAGTCAGGTTAATGCAACACTGAGATGTCTACTCCAAAATTTCCTACATGCTCAAAAACAACCATCGTCTTACATTTGTTTTCTTCTCTTCATGATCAACGCAGGTGTCGAGGCAGACTTGAAAAGGTGCCAATCTAAATCAAGTTGATACAGATCTCTAGTTCTCTACTCATTATCATCGGATCAGATGCATGGAGCGTCCGTGCGCAGTTCTTCAACAATCATAACCGGATGCTCTCTTGCATGCATATCATGCATCGACCAGTCGAGAAGCAAGCTAGCTAACCTGGCTACGACAAAGCAAGTAAttaaaatagtacaagtatatgCGGGTTGCACCATCAGTAAGTGCGACGTACTTATATATGCCATTTAAAACATACAAAAGCGTGGGCGGCCGAGTAGATTACGAGTTACAGTGGATTGTCATCTCATCCTGATTTACATTACTAGTACACAAGGACATGCGTGTGCGTGCATGCATGCTGGCCCTTGACAGTCGAGCTAAATATTATTTTCAACTAGCTAGATGCACATTTGTACTCGGTTTACTATCGTACTATCATCGTCGTAATGCTTTATGTATCAACCAAAAGCGTTTGGAATGTTTGTTCGGCCTGGTGGAAATATTAGACTATATATATGTTATGATTATATACTGTGTTTATATGTACTTTTTTAAAACATAAGACCAAGGtctagctttaaattaataaagctacAACGGCAGAGTTATAAGATGCTGAAAAATAGCTTACAAACATCAAGGACGAAGCAAACGAAAGATAACAAAGAACACAGCTTGACTTCGATGCCATCATCTGAAGGAGAAGGCAAAGCGAAGTAGAGGCAATGCAATGCAGCTCGCCACCGGAGAACCCTGCTAACATCAAGTCATGGCGTACAGCCAGCATGCCATCAACCTCCACCTCCAAAGAAGGCCCCAATCTTCTCGCCCTGGATCGTAGAGTGTCGAACCATCAGCAGGTGGAGAAGTTCTCCCTAGAGCAAGCATGAGCACCTAGGCAGAATACCAAGGATCATCGCCAGACACGATCACCGCACACGAAAAACAGCGAGCATCGGCGCCGTCCACCTCACCGACACCCAAAAGACTTCAGCTTCAGGACAAAGCTCGCCGAGGAAGACACGACAAGCGCCGCTACCAGCATACTAAGCAGCACACGCAGTACGACCACCTCCCGCCGTCACAAGGCGACGTCTCCAAGGAGAAAAACGACGCCCGAGGGCAGTCGCCGCCCAATCCGTAGATTAGGTTTTCACCCAGGCTCAAAGGGAGGAGGGAAGGGGGATGTACCTCAGCGTCGGATTCTAGAAGGATGACATCGTCCAAGATGTCACCGACGTCGTGGCCACCCCGCCGGCCAAGGATCTCTCCAGGATAGAGGCCCCTATCCTGCCACCCCAACATAGCACTCAGAACCAACGAGGACGCCAGGTTCCATGGCCTTGGGGTGGGTACCACATGGCCACCGGCCGCAGTCTCCAGATCTGACGCAGGATCGACGGCAAGCGCCCTCCATCGCCTCCATGCCACCCGCGCGAGCTCGACCGAGGAGACGGTCTCTAGCACCGGCTAGTGCCTTCCGCCGCCAGGGACCACACCGCCCTCACCTCGCAGAGGCCGCCACCTTAGATGCTCAGGCCCCCACCGGAAAGGACGCCGGTCGACCACACCCTGGCCCACGATCGCTCCGGCAAGAGCAGATCGGAGCAGGGGTGCCTACCGGACGACCACACCGGCACCAGCAAGCCTCACACGAAGTTCCTCCCCCTATCGCCAGGCCAAGACCTGGGAGACCGAATCCCCGCTGCTCCCTTCAGCAGCATCGTGGCCTTTGACCGGCGGCGTCTCCAgagacgacgaggaggagagaTCTGgttgggggaggcggcggcgggcaagGGTTTCGTCCCCCCGGTCGCCAGGAGGGGGCGACCGGGGGAGTGAACCGTGAGAAGAGGCGTCTGGTTTATATGTACTTTACTTGTTTCTTTTGTGTGATCTAGTGATCAATCACCTAATACAGTGAAAAAAATAGAGTTTCTGACTACTGCAATTGATGTCACATTTAAAGTTAAGTGAATATTTACTGATTATGGATCTAATATTGCGGTCATATTTTCCAACACCAAATCCTAGTTTCACATAGTGGAGAGCTCGCTTTGACGAGGGAGCTCCTCGACAATGCCCAACATGAGGggattagggttgacggaatcctgcgggctagcacgagacatcggataccaaacaaacggggagagagatttacccaggttcggggccctcgatgaggtagaaCCCTTACTTCCTACTTTTCTGATCTTGATTTATGGAATATATCAGGTTAAAGTGGGGTAGCCGATAGGATGCTATGGTCGACACACCGAGAGGCAAggattctagggtttgtgctctaAGTTGCGGTGTTTCTGCGTATTGTTGTTCTGATGTTTGtcaggccctctcctggcctttatatagcaggccaggtctcgagagtcatgtccgaactcgactaggttacatTGAGATCTAATCTAATCTTTCATTTGTTGTTTCCTccttgccttgttcatcaagaatccATCTCCTGGTAGGTCTTCTTCGTTGCAACCGATGTACGTGCCTACCTTGGTCTTGGACAATCTTCATGGGCGCCTAGTTTGGCCAAGGGAGGTAGACtaatgtcgggtacccgaagggttgcccacatcagtagcccccgagtgactggccaaAGCAAAGCTTTGGGCAGGGACTATAGTTGCATTCATCCGAACATCTTTATCAGTCGAAGAAAATTGAAGTCAAAATTGCTTGATATCGGGTGCGcttccagtgctcccgatgggagtagcccccgagtatatGGACGGATGTTTGCAACCATGTGTAGACTGAACTTGTACTACTCAAAGATTTTGTTGTCGATGCTTTGTGAACTTCCTTCATCATCCGATACTTTTGGTATATCGGGTCTTCTTAAGGCATCGAGTGAAGTCATGcaatttggttgtacgtgagggaTAAAAGTCCCCGGGCTCGATCCTGGATTTGCTGGAACCTTCAGGTTCGTTCTCTTTTGAATTCATCTGATTATTGATGCTTTCCCTATGTTCATCGGGTGCgcgcccagcgctcccgatgggagtagcccccgagtctagagatggatgtttgcaaccgtgcgtagactcaagtcgagtAACCGAAAGATGTCAAATTTATTCGAATGCTTCATCACAGGGAGCCGATAACATCGATGACATCATCAGTGATGTGGCATCTGCGGCAGCTCGATTGATAGGACATGACCTAATGGGCCCACTCTATATCTGCGCGGTCAGTCAGGAAATGACTGATCCTTGCGCGTTGACCAAGGTGTTTCCTCGATTCTCGTGCGTAGTAGgggtaatgggccgccggtttctCTCCTCTCGTGACACGTGTGCTCGTAGAATCTCGTTCACTTCTCTTGATGCGGATTCAGCGGCCACGATTTGTAGTAACCTTTTCCATTATAAAAAGGAGGCACACAGTTTAATCTTTTCACCCCTGCTGCATTGCTCATTTTCCACCTTgctttcatctcaccattgttgcTGCTTCCAAGAGCTCCTTCAACGCTATGGGCAAAAAGAAGAGTGCCGCAACTTCCGGCGCCACCGCAAGTGTTGCCGGGTCTAGGGCGCCCACCACATCGCGCAATGCCGGCGGCGCCGTCAAGAATCTCGACTGGACGACTTCCTCCATCACCAAGCATGATGAGAAAAAGCTAAGGACTTTGGGGCTGATGTCCCCCAACGAGTCAGATGTCATCTTTCCAGGTTCCGATTCTCGCCTGAAACCTCCCGCTGGTTACACTGTGATATTTTTGGCGTTTCCGTACCGTGGGCTGTCCCTCCCAGCCCACGAGTTTCTTCGATGCCTTCATTTTTCCTACGGGATTCGGCTTTGGCAGCTGACCCAAAATTTCATCCTTCACTTGGCCATCTTCGTCACCGTTTGCGAGGCTTTCCTCGGCATTGActcccactggggtctttggagaaAAAACTTCTTTGTCAAACGCCACAGCGGAGGCGAAAGCCCTCACGTTGTTGGAGGAGTCGGCTTTGTCGTCGGGAAGGAAGTTAATTACTTCaacttcccaatgagagagtctgtcCAGGGCTGGCGATCAAAGTGGTTCTACCTCAGGGATCATCCGGCGTCGGGTCATCGCTCCAACTTGC
It includes:
- the LOC127295480 gene encoding WUSCHEL-related homeobox 6, producing MEGSSNSPDGQSSGGSPEERGSSGGSGGGGGRGAGEPVRSRWTPKPEQILILESIFNSGMVNPPKDETVRIRKLLERFGAVGDANVFYWFQNRRSRSRRRQRQMQAAAAAAAAASSSASAAANTSPAASSTIMGLPSLAGAVHAMAPIGGSACQYEQQVSSSSSSGSTGGSSLGLFAHSTGMSSAAAVGYLQASCGASSPLASGLMGDIDGGGSDDLFAISRQMGFVGSPGGSSSAATTTAVQQQYYACQLPAATITVFINGVPMEVPRGPIDLRAMFGQDVVLLHSTGAVLPVNDYGTLIQSLQMGESYFLVSRQT